In Armatimonadota bacterium, the genomic stretch CCGGGCAGTCCCCAGGACCAGACGAGCACCTGCTGGTCGCCACTGGCGAAGTTGACGATGACCGTGCCGGTGTCCCAGGCGGTGGTGCCCTCCTTCAGGCGGCGTATGTCGGTGACGACATTGGTGGCCTCGCCGAAGATGAAACGGGCGAAATCGTAGCTGTGGACCGCGCCGTCGATGAAGGGCCCGCCGCCCAGTTCCTTATCGAAGAACCAGGGGGTGGGAGCTCCGGAGCCTCCACTGACCGAGCGCCACACCACGGGGCGGCCGATCATCCCGGACTGAATGATTTCCCGCAGCTTCAGCCATTCATTGCAGAAGTGGCGCACGAAACCGATCTGCAGGACGACGCCGGCGTCGCGGCAGGCCTGGTCCATGGCTTCGCAGTCGGCCACGTTCATGGCCATGGGCTTTTCGCAGAAGACATGCTTGCCCGCAGCGGCTGCTTTGATGACCGTGTCCTTGTGGAACCCGGTGGGGGTACAGACCACCACGGCATCCACGTCGTCCCGCGACAGGAGACAGTCCTCGCTGGTGGTCCAGACCTCCGTCCCGTACTTCTCGCAGTGGGCCTTTGCGGCGTCCTCGTTTACGTCCATCGCGCAGGCGATGTATGCCTCGTCATTGTCCACCAGGTGCGGGGCATGGGCATTGTGGATCCCGCCGCAGCCGATGAAACCGATTCCCAGCTTGGCCATGATTTCGCCTTCTCTCCGTTGGTCCTTGGTGTCCGTCTTATGCAGACGCGCACAATGTTCGCCGCGAGGCAGCGTTCCCCTTCGGGCTACTCGGGATCGATCAGCAGCAGTCGTCGTCGCCGCCCCAAATGCTGAAGCCTCCATCACGAAAGAGCGAAAACTGATGTGCAGACGATGCGCATGCGCGACCGATAGGCTGCGCTGTCCGGCTTAGTGCTGTCGATCACGTACGGCGAGTGACGCCGGTGCAGTTCCCTTCGGAAGGAGACAGGCCCCCGCCGGATAAGCGGAGGCCTGTGATGTCTATTGGCACCCGAACGGTGGCCCGGTTAGTTCTCGTCGTACAGGCAGTTTGGGTCGCCGATCGGGTACTGAATCAGCTCCTTACCCTTGGACCACTTCACGTGCCCGTCCACCCAGGCAACGTTGCAACCGTCGTTATGCCGGACATCGATACGGCGCGAGTCTGGGCAGCAACTGCCGCCGTTCCAGGCACCCGCGCCGGGGAAGTGGATCTGCCAGTGGCAGTGTCCGTTCCATCCCCACGTTGTCGGGTCCATGTCATTGAACCCGGCGGTTGCGCGGTTGATCCGCTTGCCGTCAGCGAACAGCACCGTAGCTGACGGCTGCTTGATGTCGCCGAGCTTCCAGCCGTTGTAGATCCGGGTGTTGATCCCGTATGCGTACAGGCCGGCCTGACTGCTGCTGGGGCATTCGCGGATCTGATCGTTCTTCAGGTACGGCTGCATGATCATATACCAGGGCCAGGCCCCCACGCCGCTGATGGACGTGTAGCCGTACGGCAGTCTCTCATCGTAATCCTGTGCGTACATGTGGGCGGCGAGGGCAATCTGCTTCAGGTTCGAAGAGCAGCTGGCCTGCCTGGCTTTCTCCCGTGCCCGGGCGAACACCGGGAACAGGATCGCCGCCAGGATGGCGATGATCTAATCGCTGAACAACCCCATTGGCGGGGTGTTACGCGTCGCTCTGGCCGTCTTTTTTGAAGGCCCGGGCCCTTTTCTCTCAACGTGAGCCGTTTACAGGCGCTCTGAAGGCCATTCTGTTGCGGTC encodes the following:
- a CDS encoding Gfo/Idh/MocA family oxidoreductase, which codes for MAKLGIGFIGCGGIHNAHAPHLVDNDEAYIACAMDVNEDAAKAHCEKYGTEVWTTSEDCLLSRDDVDAVVVCTPTGFHKDTVIKAAAAGKHVFCEKPMAMNVADCEAMDQACRDAGVVLQIGFVRHFCNEWLKLREIIQSGMIGRPVVWRSVSGGSGAPTPWFFDKELGGGPFIDGAVHSYDFARFIFGEATNVVTDIRRLKEGTTAWDTGTVIVNFASGDQQVLVWSWGLPGFGYAVKADSAHDVLGPLGSIMFPGGNKLQVNLADGEHEVEFEADTGGDWFRKQMASFIECCKTGAQPIAGAKEGIEATRIAAAALSVGDRPAIIEL